GACTCTGTCTGACTAACAGTCTTTAAAGCTTTCAGAGCCAACAGTTGTCTCATTTGGAACAATCTTAACATCGAGAACTGTTTTCAGAAGGGGTGCAGCTCGTTCCAGAGCACCCTCATTCATTATCATCTTATCTACGGCAATTTTTTCACCCCCTGTGTATTTCTTTGATGACACGATCCGTGTATTTTCCCCTAGACCAAGAGAAACATCCGTTGTCACATTAACACAAACAGAAATGTACCTGTTATCTCAcacgtacaaaaaaaaaactgatggaAATTAACGTCAACATCTTTAAGCATCTTGTAAATCTCCAGCAGAATGTAAATCAACTGCTTTGCAGAGAGAGACCAGGCCGAATGCCAATCACATTTCCATCAATTTCAATATTGGGTTAGCAAGAAAGCAAATTTCTGTTATATTCATTTGAATTTGTGCAAATATTTGTATGTGTATCTCAAATTAATTCTTTGTGGCATAGCAATGAAAATGAATGTCCTTCTACTCTACTTCTACTAGCTTTGTGGTGACAGAACTTGCAGCAAAACTTGTTAAGATCTTGGACAAATTCTCAAATGGTGTTCAAATTTAAAAATGACTTGTTGTAATGATTAGATATTATGTAAGCAACATATATTATACCTGATGAAGCTGTTTGAGAAAATGGTTTTAAATGTCAGGacatagtaaaaaaaataaataaaattacccGGATCTTACCTGACCTtggaaaaaaagtttaaaaaatacaGCTTTAGGTGAACAACAAAACACGATATATTACTAGTCTATAGTGATTCAACAAAAagtaagccaaaatgcagaatcaGTGTGTGGAAATCTAAGTACATTAATACTGCTTCAGTGGGCATTCAACAATTTGGAGTCCAGAATTCTACaatgagaaagattattcacaagaagaaaagatttataaCTGCTGTTGATGGACATCCCAGTAAGTTTCCTCAAAGGTAAGACCGTGCagggaaattaaaaaacaagaacaaagcTCTCAGGGATTCCTCTAGGTCCCTAAGAAAGcctgaaagctgcatcagtcctgtgatgaaaatcattttagatGAACCAGCTCATTTAGGAATGGGAACTCAATGACAAAAAGTTCCACTGGAATTTATCGAATAGTATTTGGAGCCCTGTGAGGGACTGGCGATCTGTTCAAGGTATACCCTGCCTTTCGTCCAATGGCATGGTGGTATGCTATGAAATGGTATGGAAAATAGATGTGTGGTGGTATTTGGACATAAAACGAGAGAAACTGATAAACTGGTtacattataaaaaaataaaaaaaaactcaataaaTGAAATGCACGAACATaggttttatgtgtttttttttttagccatatcTGACGCGACAGGACTTTTAGTGTAAACAGAAAATAACCTAAAAGTTTTGAGACAATCTTATAGTCCCTTTAGTGTATTTACTCTAATAACGATAAATGCGTATTGACACTGGATGAACTGTGCGCACCCACAGGGCGCCGTCAAGTGGTGAACTGGGAGCCCAGCGAGTATAAAAGCCCTGAGTCCGTGGGTGCTCTCACATTCACAGGATGGAGAGGCAGATGCATCGTGTCAGACTCACGGCTAAACGCGCTAAAGTAGGGAATGATCAGCTCTCCTATTGAAATCttgtcattttcagttttgagcAATAACTACATACGAGTAGGGACACGTCATGCATCTTTGAGGTATTGAACAATAAAAACAGGACGAGAAGGATGgggattttttcatttaaacctCTGCATTCTCAGTTTGGAAGTTAAACTTGCAAAAGAGTAAGAACCGGGATCTTATTTTAAAAACTAAGTCGGTTTtgctctgcgcagtaatgcagGGCAACAGCAGCTCGGGACCCATGACCGCGCTGAGTGCGTGCGGAGGAGAGGAGGATAAAATATCCGAGCTGGTCAGTCCCTCAGGAGCAGCTTCCAACCTGCCAGGTTTTAACCTTTCTCTCAACTGCTGGCTTCACATCCTTTCTAAAGAGTCCTCACTTGATCTGCACGGAGACAGCGCCAACTTGCCAGTAGGTTTAACTACCTTATTATCTAATTCCAGCTGGTTGAAATCAGAAATATGTGTCAGGCAGTACAGTAATAGAGTACAAGTATTTTTTTGCTCTAAGAAAATTCCAGCATGCGTtcttatttttccttttaatcTCTTTGTGCGCACTTTCGAGTCAATTTACAGAAAACATCAGAGAACAGTTTAATTAAATCCAGGTCTGTGTGTCTGACAGGTGCGTGTTGTCATTGCTCTGGTCTACCTGGTGGTGTGTGTCCTGGGGCTTGTGGGTAACCTCCTCGCCCTCTTCCTGCTCCACTCCCGCCGCCGGGGCCATCACCACTCCTCCATCGACTGCTTCGTGATGAGCCTGGCAATTACAGACCTCCAGTTTGTCCTCACCTTGCCCTTCTGGGCTGTGGACACGGTGTTGGACTTCCTTTGGCCCTTTGGCAGGGTCATGTGCAAGATTGTAAGCTCAGTCACCACCATGAACATGTACGCTAGCGTCTTCTTCCTCACTGCCATGAGCATCACCCGGTACCGCTCCATGGTAACCTCCCTGAAGATGAACAGCCCCAGGACCGACACTGCTCGAGCCAAGTGGGCCAGTTCTGCCATTTGGGTGGTGTCACTGGTGGCCACACTGCCTCATGCTTTCTACTCCACCACGGTTCAGGTTTGTTGAACTGATATTCAGTCATCAGTCCTGATTTGCTTTCTGTTTAAGTGAGCATCCTTTAACGCAGTTGTTATGTTCACAGGTGTCTGCAGATGATGAGCTGTGCTTAGTTCGGTTCTCCGACTCCGACTCAGGTCACTGGGATCCCCAAGTCCTGCTTGGACTCTACCAAACACAGAAAGTCCTTCTGGGATTTATTGTTCCTCTGATTGTCATCTCCGTGTGCTACCTCCTCCTGTTGAGGTTCATCCTGAGCCGGCGCGTTGTAGGCAGTGTGGTGGGCAGCGATACTGGCATGGAGAAGTCAGAGTATGAAAAAGGACGACACCGCCGTCGATCCAAAGTCACCCGCTCTGTCACCATAGTAGTTTTGTCCTTTTTCATCTGCTGGCTGCCCAACCAGGCTCTTACCTTGTGGGGGGTTCTGATCAAGTTCGACTTGGTGCCCTTCAGTAAAGCCTTCTACAATGCCCAGGCCTACGCCTTTCCCCTGACTGTGTGTCTCGCCCACGCCAACAGCTGTCTCAACCCTGTGCTTTACTGCCTGATCCGAAAAGAGTACAGAGCAGGACTGAAGGAGCTTCTTCTGAGAGTTTCTCACTCCATCCGGAATGTTCTCTCACTGTCTCTAAGAGGAAGACAGGTAGAGGAAGCTCCACCCAACATGGTTGTGATGCAAAAGAACAGCAACATGTGATTGATTCCTTCACAGACCACTGATATTTTGGGAAAGGGAATTATTTGCTTTCTTTCTGTAATGTTATTGTACATATGACAAACAAACATTGTGTATTAATGAACTTTAGCTGTGCTGATGGTGTATTTTGTTACCACTAGCTCAAACCAAGCAGGCAGCTTTCCGCTGTTCCTAGCCCTTATGCTAAACTAAGGTAAGCCAACTGCCTGTTTGTCATAGCTAAATACTTCAAACTCGCCTCGTGACAATAACTAAACAGTAACCAAACATAAATCTGCTATTACAGTTGAATCAAATGAACCAAAGAAATTGCACCTACAAAAGACGAGGTCTCTCAAaataatgacgtcatttcctaTTTTGAATTGTGTAAGCTGACCATGATCATCAACGAAAATATCACCCAATTTCAGTCATTATTTCCTTACAGTTTTTTAGagttttctttttgcttgtTTCAAGCCTTTATTTAATGGTGACAGTTGGGAGCAGACATGGTGGGAGAGAAAGGGGAAGTTACAAACAGTAAATGGCCAAGGCAGGATCCACACCTAACTAGTTTCGAGCTTTGCTTTGGTAGTACAGCTTGTGGGGGACAACTTCTTTTAAAGTACACTGCCCTTTGTTATCCACATCCCCCGCTAACACACCACAGTTTCCAATTTTGGTTTCCAGACCGGCACCACACCGTTTTGCTTTATGGTCGCTTCAGATTTCTGTGGGCTTCTAATGGCATCTatgtggcctcttcaacatggCAAAAAAGATTCATATGTATGGCAGTACATATGTAGGGCTCGGACGGAGATTTGTTTGTCAATTCAAAAATGACACAGCAGTTTTAAGCCAATCGAATCAAATCCCCTGACTGATTGAGTGTCTGATCCTGTCACTAGCTAGCGGGGTTTTGCTGATTTTACTAACAAAGCAAATCTGAAGCTGTCTTTTGAAGATCTGAAAAAAGAACATAGAGACAGAAAGAACATAACACTAATGCTGTAGTGGACCTCCACAAAAGGAAAATGGGTCGCTTTCCTCTTCAGCAATTACTTTCTGTGAATATCTTGGAGCTTATATAGTATCTGGGAAGATGCTGTTGTTCAAGTGAATTTATTGTTTAGACCAGAAACAGCTGGTGGGTCacatctttttaattttttccagGTGAGatggaaaagtttttttctttatcacaaATGCACATGAGGCCTcctgcaaaacagaaaacaaccacTTCAAATGGGGTTTACATTTTCCATTAACCCTTTCTTGTCCATATCctcaaaatgtaaataaacaatGGCAATGGAAACCTGGCTATAGTCACTACAACTCCAAAAGTCAGGAATGCCCACAGTCGAGCATTTACACATCACGTCTGTTTAAATACTGCCTAATAGGAAAAGAAGAGGACTACAGCATCTGTGGTCTTTTGGGGGCTTGTTCTTTACATGGTGAGTCACGGCAGCTCTGCCATCGTTCAATATTAGACTGCCACTTATATAATGATGTCATCTTGTTGTATCCCCTCTTTTGTTTAATTGATATATAAATGTAAAACTTGCACCTCCAACTGGATTGATGACTTGTCAACACATTATAAACTCTTTATGGGTCATATCACTCCGGTTTATCCCCTTGAAATGAGTTTACCTCAAATTACCAACACAGGCAAAGAAAATCTTTTGCCAGCACATGTTCCTTAATCCCTTTGGCTGTTATTACCACATAGCACCATCGCTCTAGCATAAAGTAGCCACTTAAGATCAGCAAAGGGTCCTGAAAGAACAAGGTAATTAAGCTCCTAGATTACTGTTTGCTAACCAGGAAAGGGTTATGATAAACATCGGCGAAGTAGTTTAACAGCTATACTGACACGAGACAACTAATACATAATAGTTTCACACATTTAGCTCTATATTCAGCATCCAAAACATGAGAGTGGTGTCGGTCTTCACATCCCAATCAAAACGATTAACTTTGCCTTTGAAGAAAATATTCATGATCGTATGAGTTTCTTCGATGCCATTTTCAAATCCCCTACTATGTCCTGTAGCAGCTATGTCCTGGTTTTAATGCATATattatgggggaaaaaaatctcacCGAATGCCATAAATTTCTTGCAAGTGTGTGACTGGCACATACTTAATGTTCGATCACTTGGCTCTGAGTGGAGTGGtcagttgattttctttttctttcacacaAACAAGAAATATATAATGTGATATTCTATTTGTTTGACCTTTAAAGTGGTTTTTGGACCTTGCATCTCATGAGGattgttgtgtttgtttttcgggTTAATGTGGCCAACTCTGCCACACTTCAAACCTTCATATGGAGTGAATCAACTCTCCTGGGCATTTGCAACTCAGTGTTTGATAAAAGCGTGAAATTGTCAGTCCTCCTCACTGTGTCCGCTTTGCTGTATCGCTGTGAATAGTTCTGTGAATTCATGTATGTCTTGTGACCTTAAATAAAACGGGAAGATGAAAGAGTTTACCGACGTATGCGGAAGTTAATCTCCCTTGCAGTCACAACAGCATCATGAGGAGGCAAATGAGTCAGCTCAACAAAAGCGGTTCCGAGTTTTTGCCCTTTTGCAACCTTTAAAATTCTGGCACGGATAACCTTCTTCGCCAATTCGGAGACAGTGCCTGATGTGTAAATACCACGCACACTCCATCACGGTCCCTCCATTCTGTGTCACTCTGATAGTGATTACTTCTCAAGTCAGAATCACACATTTACTCTTCCAcgtctctgtgtgttttttctggTGTTGCTCAAAAGCCAGTGGGTGACCAAGGAAACCTGCATCTTCCAGATACGAAATGAAAACAATCAAAACTGGGATTTCAGACTGAGGTGAAAATCTCCAGCACTGCAcactgtgtgaaaaaaaaagaaagaaaaaagaaaagaaagggccTCAGTTACAGTGACATCTGTGATCATTTGCAGAGATTTAACATGATATCAAACTCACTCCATGAATGCGCCGTTTTGTCGTTACATCAACAGAGGAAGCCGTTACAGTGTCGCCACTCACATGCAGATTTACACAAAACAAGAAACACTTGATAGGTACAAGCTCTGTAATCTCATGTGCGCCCAGCAGTTCATTGACAACTACATGGAGCAATTTCACAccaagagacaaaaaaacaatcgAAGAAATTCATTTGAGCGCTCCCACTTGTACCCACACGAAGCCGGAATGGTTTAGGGTTTAAAACAATTTCAGGCTCACATGCTTTATTTCCCAGGAGGACGCAGTCAGATATAAGGAGTGTGAATGACAAAATGGGTCAAAGTCTGTCACACTTGAAGGTACGCACACAGAAAGGCTtgacaaaaagaaagaggaagaatcTATTCTTGAATGTATCAGAGTAGCTGTTTTTCGTAGGCAAGGGACTGTATCCTGTATAGTAAAATTTGCTCTTCGAGCCACCAGCCTGATGGAGCTTGGGACATTGAATGCATGCAGTTTCCAAAAGCAAGAGGCAAAGAAATTAGTACAGAGCTCACGTAGTCTGCACAACCTGAAACTCACTATGAAATCAGTTTCATCTGAGAAAGTGCTTCCAGTTCAGTGGAGCTGTACTCGTGTGAGTTTGTACATGCACAGAAAGCGTAGAGAGGAAGAGAGTGTAACTCTGTCATTCGTTAAAATGCAACTAGATATAACAAGTAATACAGTTTGCAAAGAGATGAGAAATGAACAACCTAAAGGCTGCttattgctgtttttgtttttaaaagcttTTAACTGCAAGTCTTCTGTTGTAAATCCACAGGTTGCAAAGAAAGCTGCAGTTGAATTCTCAACTGTTTTTGAGCTCAGCCCACATTGATTAGCTTATTCTGGTGCATCCAATGAGCAGTGTTGCATCAGATCATTGGATACATTAGAATGGTCGGTAAACCACAGACTTTCACAAGCTCAAAATAACCTCAGAGACACACACCATCCACAAAATAGGCAAAGGCCCTAAAATGTCTTGGAAAATGACCAGAAAATGTCACAGAACAACGAAGGAAAACATTCATTTGTCACAagcaacaaaaagacaaaaaaaaggaccATAGTGAGTAACAGAACCACTGAGAGAAGAAGCAAAATAATTCAAACCCAgggaaataaaaatgtttatccaTGTTCTTTCTTTACAGATAACCACTCTGTCTTTGTGAAACACaagttgaaaaaatatataattatttCAACCATTGGCAATTTTTCCCAgatcaagaagaagaagcaagtATAGAATCAAACAATAACTAAATAGAAAAAAACCACATCATTATTTGTACTGTTTCAGATCCTCTAGTTTCTATGACAGCTTGAACTCTTTGAGGACTCCACCAATGAAAAACACTTCTCACCAATCCTCAACCTTTGTCAAGGACCAGTGTTTCCTTTTCCACCATAGATTTTCAATTGGATTGAGAACCGAACCATTTGGCCATGTCATTGAGTAGATGTCTTTCCTGATGAAAAA
The sequence above is drawn from the Odontesthes bonariensis isolate fOdoBon6 chromosome 14, fOdoBon6.hap1, whole genome shotgun sequence genome and encodes:
- the LOC142398351 gene encoding relaxin-3 receptor 1-like, whose product is MQGNSSSGPMTALSACGGEEDKISELVSPSGAASNLPGFNLSLNCWLHILSKESSLDLHGDSANLPVRVVIALVYLVVCVLGLVGNLLALFLLHSRRRGHHHSSIDCFVMSLAITDLQFVLTLPFWAVDTVLDFLWPFGRVMCKIVSSVTTMNMYASVFFLTAMSITRYRSMVTSLKMNSPRTDTARAKWASSAIWVVSLVATLPHAFYSTTVQVSADDELCLVRFSDSDSGHWDPQVLLGLYQTQKVLLGFIVPLIVISVCYLLLLRFILSRRVVGSVVGSDTGMEKSEYEKGRHRRRSKVTRSVTIVVLSFFICWLPNQALTLWGVLIKFDLVPFSKAFYNAQAYAFPLTVCLAHANSCLNPVLYCLIRKEYRAGLKELLLRVSHSIRNVLSLSLRGRQVEEAPPNMVVMQKNSNM